One Glycine max cultivar Williams 82 chromosome 8, Glycine_max_v4.0, whole genome shotgun sequence genomic window, CACTCCTAAGTTGTCACTTTTCGCTGAAAGCTTCTGGAATTGTCTAGATTGGTTGAAGTTGCTGACGGAAGAGACAACAATGACGAGAACAACCGCCAGTATGATGCTTCCTCCATCGTACCATCCATCCTTCCAGCCATGTTGCTTGATGCCGAAGCCAAGTGAAAGAACAGCGCAAACCAAAAGAATAATGATAGTGGGATCTTTAAAAGATTCTaggacaaaagaaagaaaaccttTGGATGGAGGTTTCGTGAACGTGTTTTCACCGAAGACACGTTTTCGGTTATCAATGTCTCTGATGCCACGCTTCACGTCGGTTTCAAGAAGTTTGGCGAGTTCTTTGACGCCTCCAAGTTGGGTGAGAGACTCGCTGCTTTTTTCCCTCACCATATCGCTGAGAAGTTTGGGATCAACGTTGTTGAAGGAGGGTTCTTCTGGAGCAACGCCAATGGAAAGGTACGAGAAGGAGCGCAAGAGCTGGGTTGGGGTATTGATGTGAAAAGCTTTGTTGGAGAGATGGTGAAGAGTCTTGACGAAAGAGATGGCATTCAAAGCCATTCGCCACCTCTTCTTGCATGTCATGGGGTATGCTGCATAGGGTCTCACCATCACTCTGGtcaaacaagaaacaaaaaagctGATAAAGATTTCTGATGTCACAGGTAAAAAGGTAGTGTGATTCTGTCAGATTCAAGGACTTAATGATGAAACAACAAGGTGACAAACATGGCTTAATATAACAATCCATTGCTTCAACGATGATCGATATTCATAAGATAACGCAGAATTTCATGCTTTTGCTTCCTTCCTTGAAGTTTCCCCTTACAATTACCACTTATTCCCGTAACAATCCCTGccttgaaattgaaattaaaattggtTCGATATTTCGCTTGATTCGGTACATATTCACGCGTACGCCTTTTAATTATCTTGGTTGGTTAcgatgtatatatattttcttttcggAACCTTACAGCATAAGTATGCATAATTGTTAAGCAGAAAAAATATGtatgcataattatttattctttttttggttttcaagataattaattatgaattatgaccATACTTACCCTATTTGTTTGACTGTTTcaggaataattttatatcttcttttttttataaagtcaactaagtatattaaataaaaagagtaaatattataaatactatttttcagatattatctatatttaatttgttatttcatgagtttttaattagtatatagGAAAATTTATGAGAGAATGATAAGAATATGTATCATtacttttgtttgaaattttgtatttgttatgTCTCACTcatcttgttttttcttctcctttctttgaAAGTGATGGTTGAGAAAGGATTCTAATTCAAATAAagataatttgataaaaaatgaaaaattaattaattaatagaaaaatattttttaaatttgtaatgtCTTACAGTAATAAGAAGATAATTTGATATGGtattatttttgttcaaaaatttgtattatttttattttttccctcaACTTTCCTGTTTCTCCTCCTTTCTatgaagataagaaaaaaaagttgagaaaCGATTCTAATGTGAGCAAAGATAAATTGGTAATAAATTTCAAATCTAATTAATGGGAAAATCTTTATAGAAacgatttgaatttgaaatatgttataaaaagaaGATATAGCATTGTTTTTGTTGCAacaattcttttcttttatcaactCTAGAGTGGGTATTGTAAAGAGACAAGTTAATCTTGAAACTCATAACTTAACAAGGGTTTCATGAATTTCATTACATCCCCTCGTGTATTGTTTCAAACGCgcgttttgaataaaattatataactatgcttcctttttttaaaaaaaaaaaaaaaaagcattatttttgttagaaattttgaatttttgttctACTCACTTCCTTGCTTTTTTTCCTTACCTTCTCCAAAGACTAATGGAGTTGAGAAACACAGTTTTAGTTCGAGCAAagataatttgataataaatgtCAAATCtaattaataagaatttttcttttgaatttgaaatatcttgtaataagaagaaataacattattttatttaaaaaaatgtatttttattgttcACACTCAACTTCCTTGTTATGAATATTTTCCTCCATTCTCTCAAGATAAAGGGAGTTCAGAAACAATTCTAATTCGAGAAAAGATAATTTGGTAATAAATGTCATATCGATCTAAATAATGAGAAGTGGTTAATCTTAAATATTTGGATTTggacttaattttataataacacaAAATGGGATAATAACACAATATGCTTATAAGGTCTAATTTGTCtatcacttatatattttaatgtgaTAATAACATAATCAATGTGGGATGAATGGAGTTGAGAGAAATAAGTTCAATAACCTCATAGGGATACCTCAATAGGCCCAACAATAattgttagaaattttttgAAGATGAACATTTGTATTTAAGGCAAACTCATcatcaaaaataattattaggaTAAATTTTGATATCATCTTATAATTTGGATTTGGACCTAAATCAATTTCATATAACTTTTCTTTGTCTTAATCTTTCAAGttcataaaaagaaatgaaccttttagtttaataacttttttttttatcaagagatctaattaagaattattttcatTGAGGATCAactcatataatattttctgaaagattcaactttaattttaacaCATTAATACACTTGTGTCTAATTACTTAATAACTCCATAGAACTAACTTGTAAACTGAAcctaaaattgtaaataaatccaaatattatattgatcttaaaaaatatgaggTAAATGAAAGAGGAAAACTCAAAACAAGGAGAATACAATTTcagaataataagaaaattaaattgaactGAACTAAAATATTCTCCTCAAATAAGGAGAAtagttcaaaataaataaatattaaaaataataataaataacaaaaaatagttttaataataactaacaTTATTATTACTAGGGCAAAAACAAACACTTTAAGTTTGgactgaaaataataaatgtatatgTAGTTGGTGAGACCTATTTGAAAAGatgtaaattaaattgaagtttATAACTCTTGGGATAAAAATGTccattagaaaaaaaaggagactAAATGGGGTTTTCtctctaattttataaataataataaaataaaaaagaaaaaaaaaacaaaagttagaTAAAGTTAatgaaaaaggagaagaaaaaaaaatggacaatATAAAAGTAGCGGACAATTATTCTTGTTTAGAAAATTATTCTTGTTTACATGGAAGTTTAAGAAGTGATTTAAgggtaaaattatttaatggaaCACATAAATCAAATTAGTGTAtttattttaggttaaattgtaattttagtctTCTTAGTTTCTCAAACATGTGATTGTGATCcccttaattttaattgtaacatttgAGCCCCTAATcttataaattaatgattttgatcTTTTACATACAATAACATCACATCAggattaataatattttcttgaagtttttaaagatttataatttaatttaacatctttaataattacaattattagttaataatctaTTAGGGGaaccaaaatcacaaatttataaaactagagagagtaaatgttataattaaaaatcaagggGACCAAAATTAGGAATTTGAAAAACTTAagagaccaaaattataatttagcgtttcttttattattagtatagattataaataaaaattaaaacattaataataaaaatatattataatattaataaaataaataataatgtatttttatttaacaatattttcttaACTCTTCTTGTCTTACAtatcaaatcaatttaattcaaatatttttcttctatttgaGTCTAATTTTCTTCGACCAAATAATTATTACTAGCTTAGTGTCCCATGCTTTACATATCATGTGTTTGTTTCTgttttatatttacaaaataaaaaagattttaattcATTAGATTTTCGGTATTAACTTCAACTCCTGGTCATTCAATGTGTAGTAACTTGTAATGTTTAGTGCAACACaggttattttgataaattatctGCGTGATAAAATAGTTGTGCTTTAGGTCAAATTGTTCCTAAAGACAAAGCAAATAGTTCCTCTTAACTCAAATTATTGAACTAATTCATAACTAAGGGTTAGAAACATGACAtgtcataagaaaaataaaaaattacactaaccACTCCTAAGGTTTCGTAAAATTATACaaacatatgtttttttaaaaccattaAGATATCCCTTCAGAGGATGTCATTATAatgttttttcaaatattaaagaaaaattggcATAAGGAGTGTCATTAAGGAGTGTCATGTAGATGTAGAGGATGTCAATgtaatgttttcaaatattaaaagaatatttgggTAGGAGtgtcaatataatatttataaacataaaGAATTAGTattagaccaaaaaaaaaaactcaaggaaTGGTTTTTCcgtttaatttgaaccaatgtTTGTACCCAGGGATGCACGGCTAAACTAAATTGAAAGGCAAAGCAAAagtaattgataaaatgatttATGCAATCCAATTTAAGTTCaagtaattcaatttaatttgaatatattgaTAATTAGATGAAATTACAGTAATAATTTTAGTTAACATACAAACGAAATAGTTTGGGATCATTATTATACTAAACAATACTGATAtattaggtttaaatatataaaaccaTCAATAAAAAGAATCTAACTCAATTGTTAAATAAAGGTCCATTATTTATTGTAAACCCCAACAATTTCTTCGGTTTCAATAAAAAAGATAGATAGAAGCATCCCATTATTGTTTAAAGATCGGAAGGATTtctaaataaaaggaaaaactgataacttaaaaaaatgtgcCATAATACGTGGCCAATATGAgactacagaaaaaaaaaattaattaaaacaagttAGGAAAACCACGCCAACAAATTCTTGCTCAGTTTTTGCAAAATAAATTCACCAATACTCATTAATGTTAAATTCCTCAAATTCATcactattaataaattaaaattgtcgaTTTTTGTACTGGGTACTTTAATTGTCAATTTAAAATCATACTCAACAAACTAAAGTTTTAgcattaatcatttttattgaaGTTGAAATGATTACAAAATCAAACATTATATTTAAAgcccaataaaaaataatttgctaACTTAAAAAATCCAATTTTAGAGAAATCAAGAGCCAAGATTTAGGATCAATTTGATTTTCGAAATACTACAAGATGGATGCAGTTTTAATTCTGGTAAGCTATACATGCAACAGATTTAATTCcagaaaaagataataattgtgaaatttgcgaataaaagaaacttaattttataataaataaagctCATACTAAATAGTACTTCCAAAAATCAGAAAACGAATTCCAGATTGAAAGTCAATTTGTCACCAAAATTTTAACCAGCATACTCCATATGCAATTCTCCGAACAAATTCAAAAAGCTAACAAAAGTGAAACTAAGCCTCTGAGACAGGATACTCGAACACAACATCTTTTCCAGATAGCTTCCTGTACACTGCAGCAAAAGTCTCCAACTTGTACTCAGTGTTGTTTCGCTCCTTTGGGTCCAAGTAAACCTGCCCAATTCAGTaggcataaattaaaaattaatacaaagttAAATGACaacaaattccatagacaaatGCTCAACCATATAGCAAGACTAACAAGAGTTAAGTGGCGATAATAGCTCTACCTTCATAATCTTGGATCCATCAATTCGGAACCTCACACGCTTCCCAACAATCTCAGCAGGCAATACAACATCCTCCAGCATTGCTTCATGAACAGCAGTAAGAGTGCGACTACGAGGACGCTGAGCAGCAGAACCCTTCTTTGGTGGCCTCAAAATCCTTCGGGTGGCAACCAAGATTACATCCTACATGtttaattagattaaaattgctcaataaaagattaaataaacgaatagaaaattcaaaaagaaattagTAAGTTCAAGCAGTctaaatgagaagaaaatacTTAATAGGAGCAAAAGGAATACTTTCAGACTATTATATACTAAACACGTAGTAAATAAATTGCACATAACTCTCTCGGGATTATTACAGAGGTAAATTAATCTCGTATTGTGTGCCTGCAACttattcattatttaattagcAAGAGGTTATGCCAAAGTACTTGCTAATGATAAGTGTTGAGACAGATATTATAATGAAAGATATCTCAAGTTGCAGTTGGTGTTCTCTGGTAAACATCCACAATATCAAATGTATTCAAACTACCAAAATATACAAgacatataaattatagatgCCAAAAATATGATAAACTTTACCTACCTTGCCACTAAACTTTTTCTCAAGCTCCCTGACAAGCCTGACATGAATCTTACGGAAACCTTTCCTTAATCTGTAAGGGACATGAATAACAACAGCCTTGCGGTTCCCAGAAACATCAACTTGCCTGCAGATAGTAAAATACCATTCATAAGACATACAGAACACTAATCAAGTAATCAACCGTCTTCAAACACAGAGAGAAGCATTCAATAGGAATCCTTACACAGCTGAGTTTATGTATAAATCCTTCAGATCACTTTTAAGCTCCTGGTTGGTATTTTCCAGATCAAACAATGCCTGCAGCAACAAAAGTTAAACCAAAATATTCACACAATGGAAACAAATGTGATTAAACAGAAACATTTTGTTAATGGCTAAAAATTACCTGTCCAACTGACTCTTCAAACTCAGTTGGTTCAGCATCCTTATCCTTGTGGATTTTCTTCCTTGATGTGTACATCTTCACAACTGTACAAAAACAACACAACTTTAGAGGGCCTataccctaaaccctaaataattaaggaaaatagaaaaaggtCCAAACCTCGATTAGAACATTCCCTAAATACTTCCAATTTTCCAAAGGATTAAATCCCCCTAATcccaactaaaaaaattaaagaaaccaATCTTCAAACCACCACCAACAACCCCGACTCAAGCTTAACACATTCTATTGGCTAATaaaaaacttgtaaaaaaatcaaataattaaaacaaaaaataaaaatgagagctTTTATTCTGTTTCTCAATAAAACCAGTAATTGATTTGTACAACGCGTAGAAGGGACAAATGGGAGTAGAGCACATACCTTACCTGAGAAGATGCAAGCCCTGAGAGATCTGCGGCTAAGAGTAGGAATTGGAGCCCCTGCTGGTTTCGCAGTGAAATAAAAACCCTAGGGTTTGTGACGAAACGTGTTTATAAGGACTGAATGAACGACCAGATTGGACTTCATGTACACGTGGACGGTTCATAttgcaaattttaaattttcattttttttaatctctgttTGCAAGGTAATTTTGGGCTCTATTTTTATGGACCAATCCAACAACCTGTCATTTAAGGGCTTCTAAGCCCAATCAATATAAGATGATTCTATTGATATTTATACCTTAATTTTTTACTTGTAtacctcctttcttcttcttctttttttatcccAAACTACCCTCAATTTTTAAATACACCTCCGTCGAGCCTTGAATCCAAACCTCATCAGAACATTGCTTTTTAAGAGCATTTTATTGTGCGAGAACAATAGGAGTTGTAGCCATCAAAGAGAAAAtctataaattttgattaatttttggaTCAATGTGTGAGAAACAGAGAAAGGTCCGCAAATGGGATACTGGACATCAAATCAATCTTGCTTCATACTGGCTGTGAGGGATTTTTTTGGTCAAAATAGAAGCCAtggcaaaaagaaaacaaaagggaaTCCAAAACTAgttatagaaagaaaaacacAGGCACTGCACATCATCATACCGAAACAAAGTCTCCTTTGAAACATTGTCAATCGCATTAGatggaaatttcaaaaaaaaaaaaaaacagtgagaATGATAAATGGTCTAGAGATTGATGAATGGGTTCATCACTACATTTTATTCTAGTAGTCATAGAATCATATATCACTTAGGAGTTAAAAATCAACCCATCGAACtgctttttattaaatataaaattataataatccaTCGAACACTTAAACAGATAATACCTTACATACAATGACTCTAAGAGTACATGCATATTAGAATGTGTATCTCTACCTTGTCGACACAAAtcaattaactaaattaatgttattttttatgttcatgTTGACACCATGTTTACTCTGGAATGTAGTCAAACTGATAGCTGATCACTCGTGTTTTAACATTACTCGGGAATTTTAAGTCGATAAACGAAGAAGTGAATGTATTTATTAGTTTGATGGGAATAACAACTCTGACAAATGACTAAGGCTACATTTGTTTTCCTGTTTGGTTTGCGGCAACGTGTGTTACAAGGCACATCCAACAACTGTGAAAAAGGAAGGGAAAGATTCATTGACGAACATATGTTTGCACGTTTCCCAATAGATCTCTGAATGTGCACTAAgtgatcatttatttatttaaaagttaaataaaattatttaaccaGAGTTAATTTTGAACCATTcaattgaattaagatatgtattcttaattatagatttttgtattaaaatgTGTATGGAATGGAAGGTATATTGATCTTAGAGCTAAAGAAAGTGTACTGATAGTTGTCTACTctaaaatgaaatgagaatttGGATGAAAagaattgataaataaatataaataatcaataaaaaaagagtagaaagggaaaataatagatgatataattaaaagaaagaaaggaagattTTAGTAAAAGAAGCATGAAGTAATTTTTTGAATGGTAGTTTTAGGAATATCACTCTTGGAACAAAATAACGTGAAAAACAGCTTACTGTATATTGAATAAGTTATTTCAGTGACAATGAAGCTTGAAACTCcgttttcttttgaaattaatttttcaaactcTTTAAAGaggaataaattaattaatgtcaaAAGATAGTAATGGGGATTCAAAATTTCCTCTGGAGAGGTAATTGCAATGTTGGCACACTTTCAATTATAGTTGTCGAAGGGGTTTGAAAACCCAACTGCAATCCCACGCTTAATCAGTTAACACGTAGTTATTAATAGTCTCTCAAAAAACATTTCCTTCCTTTTACCCCAAATTAATGAAAGACTTGTTTTAGCCCAAGATTAATTCTTGAACATGGCCTCTTGTGGGGGGTGTTAGGGAAGCTATTGTCCGTGACAGCCCAATAAAATCTCCCATTTAGGACTCTTTCCACTCTATCTTAATTCTTAAGTACTTATAATTAGCAGAAAAAGTCAATCATTTCACCGATTCTATTCCACATAGTtaacttcaaaattttattataccCCGAAAGAAATTTTGGTTACACCATTATTACATTTATTGGTTAGAACTACCAATTAACAACTGATAATATGCCAATTATATAGTtagatcaattaaaatttaaactctaAACATCTTGATCAAGGAATATAAAATACTACTACCACTATATCAATTATtgttaagtatttattataataataatatcatgtttacaaaataaaataaaagttggaTCTGAAATCTGAATAGCCACATACTCCCATTTAGTATAATATAGGGAAttgataataagaaaaaaagtataatatagGGACATAACTGGGCATTAACCTCTtctttcaggaaaaaaaaaaacatggacaTTGACCTCCTAGCTATGCTAGAAAGTAGAAACAATGTTTCACTTTGTGCATAAGTGGTTAATTCAATTGTTACGTTCTTTATTGAAGATGGAAAGAACTAATGCATTACGATcctaaattgaattattttgacTTCAAAATGGTATTGGTATGGAAACGAACCTTCTGACTCTACCTCTCTGTCCCCACCAGTCTCTTCCGATGGGTTCCACTTCTGGTATGAGgtgaattttagataaaatttaaatgtaacttttttattttttggtatttttttaattaaaattttacttcaatatctatttttttaatctacttaggtcgttttttttaatataaatatgaatttaaagtGATATACtgataatataaattacttCCTAATCACAAATTACgatagatataatttttaattttaagataattttataaaaaattaataaatttataataagttataatttattattggacaacaatataaatttagtgtatagtctttttttttcctataattatttattaaacatatatattattgagaTAAAACTTAAAGTGGATTCTTGAACTTCAATTTTTTGCGAAGGAAGTTTCACTTTCAGGCTTTCAGGTTTGATCAGAAAACCACATGGACCAAAGAGTTCATTTAATTCAAGAGATCTTACACGTAGTCAACCAGTAGTGTAGCAGCAAAATAATGGAATCTGATCCCCCACCGTTGCTTGTTTCTGACCAATTTCTTTCAAATCAAGCTCATTCACTTGCACACCTGTAGAATCGATGCAAGGTTtcccaaaataaacaaaaatatatgctCATAAAGTGAACATGTAGACGAATGTGACAACAGAACAAGGGGTGTTTAGTTGCAGTTATATTAGTATGTGGGGATTTCCCCCTCATAATTATCCTCTCAGTTAATAATTGAAAGATTAATCTTTAAAGATACAGTAATTATTTAAGGTTATTATCAAGTGTTGAAATAAAGAGTATTTCTTTCTGCAATACAGTTTTATACGcgtaaatgataaaatttaaatttcttttattcagACTAACACATGTTAATTAATCTATATTCACCCACAccaacttaaaaataataagaattttataaaatatagggagtaaaaatatattttatttatgaatcaaAATGTTCATTagtaaaatacaaaaactaaaatcaataattttataaaatataggaactaaaaacatttttttaatcttttcgtCTCAAATCTCAGTTATTcatattcttaaattaattaatatttttttttaaaatattttacttttaactaagtattacttattttatttattttacttgatTGAAAATACTGTATTATAATTTTACGTATTTTCAATTTGCAATCTTAAACTTTATTTAAATGAAAGTATCCGTACAATTAACATTCCTAGGGTGGACCGTGGGCGACGCTGGGTTCGTCGAGCCCGACAAATTAAGAGCTAAGGGATGCACTTGTGCTGAACTTGACCAATTGCCTATTGGAGAATTTCTACATTCACGAATTTAGAGTTACTTATTTTAAATGGTTAACAGTTTTCATAGAAAagttttcaatatttattagttatttaatatcttaataaattttagaatatttattataaaactaagaacgaataaatttttattataatttattttaaatatgaaatcaGTAAATTTTAACTACCATCAAATGCAACTgctactttatatttttttaaaaataataaagaattcaacatttttatttcatttaatattttatacaaaatattatttgagttcAATTTATAtaccctaaaatatttttacataaacatgaataaaaatctactttatcatcaaattatattaCGTATGTTTGGACACGtaat contains:
- the LOC100527680 gene encoding 40S ribosomal protein S7-like, with protein sequence MYTSRKKIHKDKDAEPTEFEESVGQALFDLENTNQELKSDLKDLYINSAVQVDVSGNRKAVVIHVPYRLRKGFRKIHVRLVRELEKKFSGKDVILVATRRILRPPKKGSAAQRPRSRTLTAVHEAMLEDVVLPAEIVGKRVRFRIDGSKIMKVYLDPKERNNTEYKLETFAAVYRKLSGKDVVFEYPVSEA